One region of Quercus lobata isolate SW786 chromosome 2, ValleyOak3.0 Primary Assembly, whole genome shotgun sequence genomic DNA includes:
- the LOC115959353 gene encoding uncharacterized protein LOC115959353, with the protein MKTFTTHKFLTIFSLLIFLFSSLLPSQSLSPAGTILRTTKQQVLASLQPSHETTPTSSSSQLFLTSPSGQYAAYLLRETSNGAGGFGSEFCYIRVQESSVIIWVSKCASISNINTCSLVFSDVGLEIFDGSRSAWDTKANGKLLKTLNLLDSGDMQIRDKDGKLVWKASDNPIINQNCGSQPSSSFNQPFSSTNQPLSGFNQPFSSTNQPLSGFNQPFSSQNQPFGTNNQQGLVGNTPFGNGVSRKKPFMGGVVLASLIITFGFIV; encoded by the coding sequence ATGAAGACCTTCACGACCCACAAATTTCTCaccattttctctcttctcatcttcctcttttcctCTTTGCTTCCTTCTCAATCTTTGTCCCCTGCAGGTACAATTCTAAGAACCACAAAACAACAAGTCCTAGCCAGCCTCCAACCGAGTCATGAAACCACACCAACATCTAGCTCATCCCAGCTTTTCCTCACTTCCCCTTCAGGACAATATGCGGCCTATCTCCTAAGAGAAACATCCAATGGTGCTGGAGGCTTTGGAAGTGAATTTTGTTACATCCGAGTCCAAGAAAGCAGTGTGATTATTTGGGTATCCAAATGTGCTTCTATAAGCAACATTAACACATGCAGCCTAGTTTTTTCAGATGTGGGACTTGAAATATTTGATGGGAGTCGATCTGCATGGGACACAAAGGCCAATGGGAAGCTTTTGAAGACATTGAATTTGCTTGATTCTGGGGACATGCAGATAAGAGACAAAGATGGGAAGCTTGTGTGGAAGGCAAGTGATAATCCTATTATTAATCAAAACTGCGGGTCCCAGCCTTCATCAAGCTTTAATCAGCCATTTTCTTCTACCAATCAGCCTTTATCAGGGTTTAACCAGCCATTTTCTTCTACCAATCAGCCTTTATCAGGGTTTAATCAGccattttcttctcaaaatcagCCTTTTGGGACTAATAACCAGCAAGGTTTAGTGGGCAACACACCTTTTGGTAATGGGGTTTCAAGAAAAAAACCATTCATGGGAGGAGTTGTTTTAGCTTCTCTGATAATTACGTTTGGTTTTATTGTTTAG